Proteins encoded by one window of Rutidosis leptorrhynchoides isolate AG116_Rl617_1_P2 chromosome 7, CSIRO_AGI_Rlap_v1, whole genome shotgun sequence:
- the LOC139857346 gene encoding ATP-dependent DNA helicase 2 subunit KU70, with the protein MDLDPDDVFRDDEDDPENDSYQDKQSSKELVVFLVDASPKMFSVTCPGEDQENTSHFHVAVNCIAQAIKVQIINRPYDEIAICFFNTREKKNLQDLSGVYVFNVPEREHLDSLTARFIKEFDHIEESFSKVIGSEYGIVPGSRDNSLYNALWVAQALLRKGSAKTADKRILLLTNEDDPFGSIKGVTKLDMTRTTLQRAKDAQDLGISIELLPLSRPNEEFNVSLFYADLIGVEGDELAQFIPLAGERFEDLNKQLRKRMFKKRRVRRITFMIAGGLSIELNTYALIRPTVPGKVTWLDSVTNLPLKAERSLICADTGALVQEPPKRFQNYKNEDIKFSIEELSEIKRVSTGNLRLLGFKPLSCLKDYHNLKPPAFVFPSDEEVMGSTCVFIALHRSMIRLKRFAVAFYGSSSRPQLVGLIAQEEIIEGGGQIEPPGMHMIYLPYSDDIRPIEELHAEPSGVLSAATDDQIQKAAALVKRVDLKDFSICQFSNPALQSHYAALQALALDEDEMPEIVDETLPDEEGMSRPGIAKALEEFKVSVFGENYDEEAENATRGKANNATKKRKSAAEEKCAYYDWAKLADDGKLKDLTVTELKCYLTANNLTVAGKKEALISRILTHMGK; encoded by the exons ATGGATTTGGATCCTGATGATGTTTTTCGTGACGATGAAGACGATCCTGAAAATGATTCCTATCAG GACAAGCAATCAAGCAAAGAACTAGTGGTGTTTCTTGTGGATGCTTCGCCGAAAATGTTCAGTGTCACTTGTCCCGGG GAAGATCAAGAGAATACATCTCATTTTCACGTTGCTGTCAATTGCATTGCACAGGCTATAAAGGTTCAGATTATTAACAGGCCATATGATGAAATTGCAATATGCTTCTTTAATACT AGAGAAAAGAAAAATCTTCAAGATCTTAGTGGTGTTTATGTATTTAATGTTCCTGAAAGAGAGCATTTAGACAGTCTTACAGCTCGGTTTATTAAAGAATTTGATCATATCGAAG AATCGTTCAGCAAAGTTATTGGGAGCGAGTATGGTATTGTTCCTGGATCTAGGGATAATTCATTGTACAATGCACTTTGGGTTGCTCAGGCCTTACTTCGTAAGGG ATCTGCAAAAACAGCTGATAAGCGCATATTATTACTTACAAATGAAGACGATCCTTTTGGAAGTATTAAGGGAGTGACAAAGCTAGACATGACTAGAACAACATTGCAGCGTGCTAAG GATGCGCAAGACCTTGGGATCTCAATTGAACTTCTACCTTTAAGTAGGCCAAATGAAGAATTTAATGTCTCACTTTTTTATGCT GATTTAATTGGAGTTGAAGGTGATGAGCTTGCTCAGTTCATACCGTTGGCTGGAGAAAG ATTTGAAGACCTTAACAAACAGTTAAGAAAACGCATGTTTAAGAAGCGCAGAGTTCGCAGGATTACATTCATGATTGCAGGCGGTTTATCAATTGAACTAAATACATATGCTCTCATTCGTCCAACTGTTCCAG GGAAAGTTACATGGCTCGATTCTGTCACAAATCTTCCTTTAAAG GCTGAAAGGTCGTTAATTTGTGCTGATACCGGGGCACTTGTGCAAGAGCCTCCAAAGCGTTTTCAAAATTACAAGAA TGAGGATATAAAGTTCTCAATAGAGGAGCTCTCGGAGATCAAAAGAGTTTCAACAGGAAACTTACGGCTTTTAGGTTTCAAGCCGTTAAGTTGCTTGAAGGATTATCACAACTTAAAGCCACCTGCATTTGTTTTTCCTAGTGATGAG GAAGTTATGGGAAGCACTTGTGTTTTCATTGCTCTTCACAGATCTATGATACGTCTCAAACG TTTCGCAGTTGCATTTTATGGGAGTTCATCTCGCCCTCAATTGGTTGGTCTGATTGCACAA GAAGAAATCATTGAAGGGGGTGGTCAGATTGAACCACCAGGAATGCACATGATATATCTTCCTTATTCTGATGATATACGACCTATTGAAGAA CTTCATGCCGAACCTAGTGGCGTGCTTTCTGCGGCCACCGATGATCAAATCCAAAAAGCTGCTGCTTTGGTAAAACGTGTAGACTTAAAAGACTTTTCAATCTGCCAATTTTCAAATCCTG CACTGCAGAGCCACTATGCAGCGTTGCAGGCTCTGGCTCTTGATGAAGATGAGATGCCTGAAATTGTGGATGAAACACTTCCAGATGAAGAAGGCATGTCAAG GCCAGGGATTGCTAAAGCATTGGAAGAATTCAAGGTTTCCGTTTTCGGAGAGAACTACGATGAAGAAGCTGAAAACGCAACACGAGGGAAGGCAAATAATGCCACCAAGAAAAGGAAATCAGCTGCTGAAGAAAAGTGTGCGTATTATGATTGGGCCAAACTTGCAGACGATGGAAAG CTGAAGGATTTGACTGTAACAGAACTCAAGTGTTACCTAACAGCCAACAATCTTACTGTTGCGGGGAAAAAAGAAGCTTTGATCAGTAGGATTTTAACACACATGGGTAAATGA